A window of Pyrobaculum aerophilum str. IM2 contains these coding sequences:
- a CDS encoding ABC transporter substrate-binding protein, translating into MAKKYGIKDVVFRPLAAAQWRPIIEQGQADVAWGGGPTLFDSLYKDGLLLPLEGDEVKVAIAQIPKTIAGMPMMRTGPDGKVYWVAWAVSSFGITINTKVLKTVGLPEPKSWADLASLNYGKGVLQGFPVAGLARLTQSTSNTRIAEIILQAYGWDQGWVVITLTAANGKIFGGSEAVRDAVIAGDIGAGWTIDFYGYTAQLQNPDTKYIIPPDTSVNGDPIAVVKNTKCRAAAEAFVAWVITQGQVVVFDPKINRMPVNPNAFNTPQGQKRPDLKAIYDQLLTLKTINFNDTLALSVENVVMYYFDAAITDNADILQQAWAKLLEALNSGKIDRAAAEALAKKLGEPVNFTDPDTGEQVKLTLEYAMKINDKLADPTYRDKIYAAWREAARKKYQEVASQIP; encoded by the coding sequence GTGGCCAAAAAGTACGGGATAAAAGACGTGGTGTTTAGACCCCTCGCGGCGGCTCAGTGGAGGCCTATAATAGAACAGGGACAGGCGGACGTCGCCTGGGGCGGCGGCCCCACCCTCTTCGACTCCTTGTATAAAGACGGGCTGTTGCTCCCCCTGGAGGGGGATGAGGTAAAAGTCGCAATTGCCCAAATACCCAAGACTATTGCAGGCATGCCGATGATGCGCACAGGGCCTGATGGGAAGGTCTACTGGGTGGCGTGGGCTGTGTCCAGCTTCGGCATCACTATAAACACTAAGGTGTTAAAAACCGTGGGCTTGCCCGAGCCGAAAAGCTGGGCTGATTTAGCTTCACTGAATTACGGAAAGGGAGTCTTGCAGGGCTTCCCAGTAGCCGGCCTTGCCAGGCTGACCCAGTCAACTAGCAATACGAGAATAGCCGAGATAATCCTCCAGGCCTATGGCTGGGATCAGGGCTGGGTCGTCATTACCCTAACGGCCGCCAACGGCAAGATATTTGGCGGTAGCGAGGCGGTGAGAGACGCCGTTATTGCCGGCGACATAGGCGCGGGGTGGACAATAGACTTTTACGGCTACACAGCCCAGTTGCAAAACCCAGACACTAAATACATAATACCGCCGGACACTTCCGTCAACGGCGATCCCATCGCCGTGGTGAAAAACACGAAATGCAGGGCGGCCGCAGAGGCTTTCGTCGCTTGGGTAATCACCCAGGGTCAAGTAGTGGTCTTCGACCCTAAGATCAACAGAATGCCCGTGAACCCCAACGCGTTTAACACGCCGCAAGGACAGAAGAGGCCCGACTTAAAGGCGATTTACGACCAATTGCTCACTCTCAAAACTATTAACTTCAACGACACCCTGGCCCTCTCCGTTGAGAACGTAGTCATGTACTACTTCGACGCGGCTATTACAGACAACGCCGACATTTTACAACAGGCCTGGGCCAAGCTGTTAGAGGCCTTAAACAGCGGGAAGATAGACAGAGCCGCCGCGGAGGCCTTGGCGAAAAAACTAGGCGAGCCCGTAAATTTCACCGACCCAGACACGGGCGAGCAAGTCAAACTCACGCTTGAATACGCCATGAAAATCAACGACAAACTCGCCGACCCCACTTATAGAGATAAAATCTACGCCGCCTGGAGAGAAGCCGCGAGGAAGAAATACCAAGAAGTGGCCTCCCAAATTCCCTAA
- a CDS encoding ABC transporter permease — protein MSFIKWSTGFGYAFLGLFLVLPLAFIFWQVLAGIGEVYASISDPFYINLSPEAFRNAVYVRPTDPPTLVIRGPDMGVILNSLWTALLVATLDTALGFVLAYVLAKYVFPGRTLLGLLATIPLIVMPFATAYVVRKILDPRWGTLNWLLTEVLGVPLRVEISGLAAVVLVQTLMFLPIAYLNIYAALTKVDPTLEEVANNLGADERRAVRDVVLPLSLPGIAAAFVLVFIFAIDDVAAPIIFQDDPVARKLLSYQVYSKFLDQVRGQISPTAAFLALILLSISVVAFLAVRKYVGLRQYAMLIRQLRPKSYAPGPLGKAAIYLLAFPLVIIAAAPLLGALSLVFADRWTTSPLPEGVSVANAVERVAGVFQNLLFVKGILNTVYYGVAATLIMIAVGIAIAIAAARSKGPAADALDALATMPIAIPGLVIAYAYFLTSLEFSSALRPLDPQLASLLDPLTHPEIYLIIGYSVRKLPFVVRSIYAGMQQIHKSMEEVAMNLGQGYFGVVRKILVPLLKTNILSGALIGFVYVTSEVSLSITLGVLKGVGQDTAMPITAFMRERFGSGLYGVQDAATLGLVLVLIQVAAIALTTRVLKTRYGFVL, from the coding sequence ATGAGTTTTATAAAGTGGTCCACGGGGTTCGGCTACGCCTTCCTCGGCCTATTCCTAGTGCTCCCCCTGGCGTTTATTTTCTGGCAAGTCCTCGCGGGCATAGGCGAGGTATACGCCTCTATCTCAGACCCCTTTTACATAAACCTCTCCCCGGAGGCGTTTAGAAACGCAGTTTACGTGAGGCCCACAGACCCCCCGACTTTAGTCATTAGAGGGCCGGACATGGGGGTGATTTTAAACAGCCTCTGGACCGCGTTACTGGTGGCAACTCTCGACACGGCCCTGGGCTTTGTCTTGGCCTACGTCTTGGCGAAATACGTCTTCCCGGGCAGGACGTTGCTGGGTCTCCTCGCCACAATCCCCCTAATTGTCATGCCTTTCGCCACTGCGTATGTAGTGAGGAAAATCCTGGACCCCAGGTGGGGGACGTTGAACTGGCTGTTGACGGAGGTGTTGGGAGTGCCCCTAAGGGTGGAGATCTCGGGCTTGGCGGCCGTGGTGTTAGTACAGACGTTGATGTTCCTCCCAATTGCCTACCTCAATATCTATGCCGCCTTGACGAAAGTAGATCCCACCCTCGAGGAGGTGGCCAATAACCTCGGCGCAGACGAGAGGAGGGCTGTTAGAGACGTGGTATTGCCTCTGTCTCTCCCCGGCATCGCCGCGGCGTTTGTATTAGTCTTCATATTCGCCATTGACGACGTGGCAGCGCCTATAATATTCCAAGACGACCCCGTGGCGAGGAAGCTCCTCTCCTATCAAGTATATTCTAAATTCCTAGACCAAGTGAGGGGGCAGATAAGCCCCACTGCGGCCTTCTTGGCGTTAATACTGCTGTCTATTTCAGTAGTCGCCTTTCTTGCCGTGAGGAAATACGTGGGCCTTAGGCAATACGCCATGTTAATACGCCAGCTGAGGCCGAAGTCGTACGCCCCGGGGCCCTTGGGAAAGGCGGCGATTTACCTCTTGGCCTTCCCGTTGGTGATAATCGCGGCCGCCCCACTGCTCGGGGCATTGAGCTTGGTCTTTGCAGATAGGTGGACTACCTCTCCGTTGCCCGAGGGAGTGAGCGTGGCTAACGCCGTTGAGAGAGTGGCGGGGGTTTTTCAAAACCTGCTGTTTGTAAAGGGAATACTCAACACTGTGTACTACGGCGTGGCGGCCACTTTAATTATGATAGCCGTCGGCATCGCCATTGCAATTGCCGCCGCCAGATCTAAAGGCCCGGCGGCTGACGCCCTCGACGCCTTGGCAACAATGCCCATAGCCATACCGGGGCTTGTAATTGCCTACGCCTACTTCTTGACCTCCCTCGAGTTCTCCTCCGCGCTGAGGCCCTTAGATCCTCAACTTGCCTCTCTCCTCGACCCCTTGACGCATCCCGAGATTTACCTCATAATAGGGTATTCGGTTAGGAAACTGCCCTTTGTCGTGAGGAGTATATACGCAGGAATGCAACAAATACACAAGTCCATGGAGGAGGTGGCAATGAACTTAGGCCAGGGATATTTTGGAGTGGTTAGGAAAATCCTAGTCCCGCTTTTAAAGACTAATATCCTAAGCGGCGCCTTAATTGGCTTTGTTTACGTCACGAGCGAGGTGTCCCTCAGCATAACTCTCGGCGTGTTAAAAGGGGTGGGCCAGGACACCGCCATGCCCATAACCGCCTTTATGCGCGAGCGTTTTGGGAGCGGGCTTTACGGCGTGCAAGACGCCGCCACGCTGGGACTAGTACTAGTATTAATACAAGTGGCGGCGATAGCACTAACGACGAGAGTTCTGAAGACGAGGTACGGCTTTGTGTTATAA
- a CDS encoding ABC transporter ATP-binding protein — protein sequence MTIVRLEKLRKVFDNRVVAVDDVDLVVNHGEIMAVLGPSGCGKTTLLRLVAGLEEPTSGRIFFDDRDVTRLPTQERNTAVVPQTWALWPHMTVFENVAYGLRLRKKRERLTEGEIKRRVREVLELVELTGLEERRPFQLSGGQQQRVALARALVIRPEVLLLDEPLANLDAKLRVELREEVRRIAKKLSITTIYVTHDQEEAFAVADRVAVMNAGRIQQVGTPEEIYYKPANFFVATFVGRSNVLRGRVAEAKGEAVVVDVGFPVNAISPHRLKPGDDVEVVVRPEDVYLGGGSLRCVVEEVVFLGRYYQTKLKCGGVALKAEGPRPPAAPGEEVAVEVTKAWAFKP from the coding sequence GTGACAATTGTTAGGCTGGAGAAGCTTCGCAAGGTTTTTGACAACAGAGTGGTGGCAGTAGACGATGTTGATTTAGTAGTCAACCACGGGGAGATTATGGCAGTCCTAGGGCCCTCCGGCTGCGGCAAGACGACGCTCCTCCGCCTAGTCGCAGGCCTTGAGGAGCCCACCTCCGGCAGGATTTTTTTCGACGACCGCGACGTCACCCGCCTCCCCACGCAGGAGAGAAACACCGCTGTTGTGCCCCAGACTTGGGCCTTGTGGCCCCACATGACTGTTTTTGAAAACGTGGCCTACGGGTTGAGGCTGAGGAAGAAGAGGGAAAGGCTCACTGAGGGGGAGATCAAGAGGCGGGTTAGAGAGGTGTTAGAGCTGGTGGAGCTCACTGGGCTTGAAGAGCGGAGGCCTTTTCAACTCTCCGGCGGCCAGCAACAGCGAGTTGCCCTCGCCCGCGCCCTTGTGATCCGCCCCGAGGTGCTCTTGCTGGACGAGCCCCTCGCCAACCTAGACGCAAAGCTCAGAGTAGAGCTCAGGGAGGAGGTTAGGAGAATTGCGAAAAAGCTCTCAATCACGACAATTTACGTCACTCACGACCAGGAGGAGGCCTTCGCGGTGGCGGACAGAGTAGCTGTTATGAACGCGGGGAGAATCCAACAAGTGGGGACGCCGGAGGAGATTTACTACAAGCCGGCGAATTTTTTCGTCGCAACTTTCGTAGGCCGCTCTAACGTCTTGAGGGGCAGAGTGGCCGAGGCCAAGGGCGAGGCGGTTGTGGTAGACGTCGGCTTCCCCGTCAACGCCATTTCGCCTCACCGCCTTAAGCCTGGCGACGACGTGGAAGTCGTTGTGAGGCCGGAGGACGTATACCTCGGCGGGGGGAGCCTCCGTTGCGTAGTCGAGGAAGTGGTCTTCCTGGGGAGGTACTACCAGACGAAACTGAAGTGCGGCGGCGTGGCCTTAAAGGCAGAGGGGCCGAGGCCCCCCGCGGCGCCTGGGGAGGAGGTGGCCGTGGAGGTGACCAAGGCCTGGGCTTTTAAGCCATGA
- the eif2g gene encoding translation initiation factor IF-2 subunit gamma encodes MAFVYPDAIVSTAGHVDHGKTQTTYALSGVWVMRHSEEIKKAMTIKLGYTQIGIYDCGEEYYYSDGILQNGKCPNGAEPKLIRRISLLDVPGHEVLVATMVSGAAVVDGALLVVDASQPAPQPQTVEHFAVLDIIGVRHMVVAQNKIDLVTKEKALENYEQIKNFLKGTWAEKAKVVPISALHRVNIDALVTYLAKEIPKREAELGKPALFSVLRSFNVNPPGTAPDKLRGGVLGGTLLRGVLRVGDEIELRPGLKVDKPKPGYQPIYTKVLSIEYSGQKVEEARPGGLVGIMTGLDPALTKADALAGAVVGKPGTLPPVWTAVEVETRPIPRALAEKIEPFKQNEVVLLAVGPATVFGVVQAVKKDAITVALKKAVCAEQGSKVVVIRQVKNRWIVTNYGTLKGGTVALE; translated from the coding sequence ATGGCCTTTGTCTACCCAGACGCCATAGTCTCAACGGCGGGCCACGTCGACCACGGAAAGACCCAGACAACCTACGCGCTCTCCGGGGTGTGGGTAATGAGGCACAGCGAGGAGATTAAAAAGGCGATGACAATAAAACTGGGCTATACCCAAATCGGCATATACGACTGCGGCGAGGAGTATTATTACAGCGACGGTATTTTACAAAACGGGAAGTGCCCCAACGGGGCCGAGCCCAAGCTCATAAGGAGAATATCGCTTCTCGACGTGCCCGGGCACGAGGTCTTAGTCGCCACTATGGTGTCAGGCGCAGCGGTAGTGGACGGCGCCCTTTTAGTAGTAGACGCCTCCCAGCCCGCCCCCCAGCCCCAGACCGTGGAACACTTCGCAGTGCTGGACATAATTGGAGTGAGGCACATGGTAGTCGCCCAGAATAAAATAGACTTAGTGACGAAAGAAAAGGCCTTGGAAAACTACGAACAGATTAAAAACTTCCTCAAGGGGACGTGGGCAGAAAAGGCGAAGGTAGTGCCCATATCAGCCCTCCACAGAGTCAACATAGACGCGCTCGTCACATATCTGGCAAAGGAAATACCCAAAAGGGAGGCGGAGCTGGGCAAGCCAGCCCTCTTCTCCGTCTTGAGGAGCTTCAACGTCAACCCGCCCGGCACAGCGCCGGATAAGCTGAGGGGAGGCGTCTTAGGCGGCACTCTGCTGAGGGGCGTCTTGAGAGTGGGAGACGAGATAGAGCTGAGGCCGGGGCTGAAGGTAGACAAGCCTAAGCCCGGCTACCAGCCCATATACACTAAAGTGCTCAGTATTGAATACAGCGGCCAAAAAGTAGAAGAGGCCAGGCCGGGCGGGCTGGTTGGCATAATGACCGGGCTGGACCCCGCATTGACGAAGGCAGACGCGCTGGCGGGGGCCGTGGTGGGCAAGCCGGGGACGCTGCCCCCGGTCTGGACGGCGGTGGAAGTAGAGACGAGGCCAATCCCCAGGGCCCTAGCCGAAAAGATAGAGCCGTTTAAACAAAACGAAGTAGTGCTACTCGCCGTAGGCCCAGCCACGGTATTCGGCGTGGTGCAGGCGGTGAAAAAAGACGCGATAACTGTGGCGCTGAAAAAGGCGGTCTGCGCCGAGCAGGGCTCAAAAGTAGTGGTAATTAGACAAGTTAAAAACCGCTGGATAGTGACGAACTACGGAACTCTAAAAGGCGGTACAGTAGCTCTGGAGTAG
- a CDS encoding CRISPR-associated endonuclease Cas3'', translating to MKQLLAWCGQPLIEHIERVGDIAAGREEAIKTVAEAVKAKLCRELDIELLERELYSTYAALAARLSIDNELVRRLAGVAGYFHDIGKAIGAYQSRFPSDKCGDCKGVSLAGHEVWSAWIAYFAVRESPDLKKEKSEVFARIIAMAVALHHSARRSIDDVVLDAVHVRPTLDDLDLMFELARAGLERYGLSFSQAAKAAARYHLLRFYDITALREKLLSTDPAPAELLVHVITTADNLDAVLNRCNGRIAYVLKPLLRGRRENAVKGPDPKAP from the coding sequence ATGAAACAGCTACTCGCTTGGTGCGGCCAGCCGTTGATAGAACACATTGAGAGAGTTGGCGATATTGCAGCGGGTAGAGAAGAGGCCATAAAAACGGTAGCGGAGGCCGTCAAGGCTAAATTATGCCGCGAATTAGACATTGAGCTACTGGAGAGAGAGCTTTACAGCACTTATGCGGCGCTTGCCGCGCGCCTTTCAATAGACAATGAGCTCGTAAGGAGGCTTGCCGGAGTCGCCGGCTATTTCCACGACATTGGCAAGGCAATAGGGGCATATCAAAGCAGATTCCCCAGCGACAAATGTGGCGATTGTAAAGGCGTTAGTCTAGCTGGCCACGAGGTCTGGTCTGCCTGGATCGCTTATTTCGCCGTGCGTGAGTCTCCCGATTTAAAAAAAGAGAAATCTGAGGTTTTTGCGCGTATAATTGCAATGGCCGTGGCCTTACACCACTCGGCGCGGAGGAGCATTGACGACGTAGTGCTAGACGCAGTTCACGTAAGGCCTACTCTAGACGACTTAGATCTAATGTTCGAATTGGCCAGGGCGGGGCTAGAGCGCTATGGGCTTAGCTTTAGCCAAGCCGCAAAAGCGGCGGCGCGATATCATCTCCTCCGCTTTTATGACATAACTGCGTTGCGCGAGAAATTGCTGTCGACAGATCCTGCGCCTGCCGAGCTCTTAGTCCATGTAATTACCACTGCAGACAATCTTGACGCGGTGCTTAATAGATGCAATGGGAGAATAGCCTATGTCCTTAAACCCCTCCTTAGAGGTAGGAGAGAAAACGCTGTAAAGGGGCCGGACCCCAAGGCTCCCTAA
- the cas3 gene encoding CRISPR-associated helicase Cas3': MIVDAYRKYAKALDLEERPALETALEELEKRGVVVLRAPTGYGKSLFSVAMGLAAYEELWQRGIAKVIHVIPMSSIVEDLYSRALERLTRKGEDADLKQLENALLEKYPRRWVGYQSWAIDADFKDPLYIWSSLVYTTFDSFVLNLYKITPLRAKRAPYESARSAIIRSLVILDEAHLMADPRGGKSLAVFIATIKSLRKLGVPVLIATATISDTVARLIKNAVDDVKIVASTVKECGKGGDVLVHDYGPKGHVDAYLKAIPLEELKNELKSQSFKKALLIFNTVDRAVRAYRMLRGEYNAVLLHGRLTLGDRSEAVMRAKSAEIVVATQVVEAGVDIDSDLLITDIAPFPNLIQRFGRVARREIKRGTAIINIDKNAYEASKAVYGENETEVTSKLLREYTKADKRLEVEWRNPCPEKNTYALLLEEFDRRAYPDIGRRYDVELSLALQTLNDLPTLSREDARNIMEKYCGFVRDAAAVPLIDPECYNNIKKPDEIRRCILLVSSDFLNNKKEYIITNGTIRVVVEALKRVDKMRDQVSNTLCKDRGVNEVSTEEYELPASMLFNAKGEVDCRKALALDYYVAKHIGTRAVVLGVIINKGYVRGEGLI, translated from the coding sequence ATGATCGTAGACGCCTATAGGAAATACGCAAAAGCTCTGGACTTAGAAGAGAGGCCCGCCTTAGAGACAGCTTTAGAGGAGCTGGAGAAGAGGGGGGTCGTGGTGCTCCGGGCGCCCACGGGCTACGGCAAATCCCTGTTCTCAGTCGCCATGGGTTTAGCGGCTTATGAGGAATTATGGCAGAGGGGTATAGCTAAGGTAATTCACGTAATCCCCATGTCCTCTATTGTGGAGGATCTCTACAGCAGAGCTCTCGAGAGGCTTACGCGCAAAGGTGAAGATGCGGATTTAAAACAGTTGGAAAATGCCTTACTTGAAAAATACCCTAGGCGCTGGGTAGGCTATCAGTCTTGGGCTATCGACGCCGATTTTAAAGACCCGCTGTATATCTGGAGCTCCCTTGTATACACCACGTTCGACAGTTTCGTCCTCAACCTTTACAAAATCACTCCGCTAAGAGCTAAAAGAGCGCCTTATGAATCCGCCAGGTCTGCCATAATTAGATCGCTTGTAATTCTCGACGAGGCGCATCTTATGGCCGATCCCCGGGGCGGCAAGTCGCTCGCCGTGTTTATAGCTACTATTAAGTCGTTGAGAAAATTAGGCGTTCCCGTCTTAATCGCCACGGCCACTATTTCAGACACAGTGGCTAGGCTTATAAAAAACGCCGTAGACGATGTGAAAATAGTTGCGAGCACAGTCAAGGAGTGTGGAAAAGGCGGGGACGTGTTAGTCCACGATTACGGGCCAAAAGGTCATGTAGATGCTTATTTGAAGGCCATTCCGCTTGAGGAGCTTAAAAACGAGCTTAAATCGCAGAGCTTTAAGAAAGCCCTCTTGATATTTAACACTGTAGACCGCGCCGTCAGAGCTTACCGTATGCTCAGAGGTGAGTACAACGCGGTGTTGCTTCACGGGAGGTTGACTTTAGGCGATAGATCAGAGGCCGTGATGAGGGCAAAGAGCGCCGAGATAGTAGTAGCTACGCAAGTCGTCGAGGCAGGCGTAGATATAGACTCTGATTTGCTCATCACAGACATAGCTCCATTTCCGAACTTAATCCAAAGGTTTGGCAGAGTAGCGCGTAGAGAGATAAAAAGGGGTACGGCGATTATTAATATTGACAAAAATGCATATGAGGCCTCGAAAGCAGTATACGGCGAAAATGAGACGGAAGTTACGTCAAAACTATTAAGGGAATATACAAAAGCCGATAAACGCCTTGAGGTGGAGTGGAGAAATCCGTGTCCAGAGAAGAATACATACGCTTTACTGCTGGAGGAATTTGACAGACGCGCTTATCCTGACATAGGAAGGCGTTATGACGTAGAGTTAAGCCTCGCGCTACAGACTTTAAACGATTTACCTACTTTAAGCAGAGAAGACGCCAGAAACATAATGGAAAAATACTGTGGCTTCGTACGCGATGCCGCTGCTGTACCGCTTATAGATCCCGAGTGTTATAATAATATTAAAAAACCAGATGAAATAAGGAGGTGTATCTTATTAGTATCAAGTGACTTCTTGAACAATAAAAAAGAGTATATAATTACAAATGGTACAATCCGCGTAGTAGTGGAGGCGTTAAAACGCGTTGACAAAATGAGAGATCAGGTGAGTAATACGCTTTGTAAAGATAGAGGTGTCAATGAGGTGAGCACTGAGGAGTATGAACTGCCCGCCTCAATGCTTTTTAACGCTAAAGGTGAAGTTGACTGTCGTAAAGCCCTGGCGTTGGATTACTACGTCGCAAAACATATCGGGACGAGGGCCGTGGTGTTGGGCGTCATAATTAACAAGGGATACGTGAGAGGCGAGGGGCTGATATGA
- the cas6 gene encoding CRISPR system precrRNA processing endoribonuclease RAMP protein Cas6 has product MWREVEIELVTSAPCPLTGWSGSVAYKTLLELIRREAEPKGKIFAHPLYRGDRPILSGVEGRAVVLEPMTQVKIRAVLTEQDLFYLLSAVSKAEPTSSTCPMSPAALRFSPLELKLGEGHGFAVVKLRFYPTAFMFHGRDVLYPSPQRMAYSLAKAYKELFGVDIKPIADRAPTALEIVGMRTKAVRVNIGDSRLVPAFLGRAQLAVFGNVDAWLSLLKLGESVGVGISRAIGFGKYKIEEVVLHA; this is encoded by the coding sequence ATGTGGAGGGAGGTCGAGATAGAATTAGTCACATCGGCGCCTTGTCCCCTCACAGGCTGGTCCGGGTCAGTGGCATATAAAACGCTTTTGGAGCTGATTAGGAGAGAGGCGGAGCCCAAGGGGAAGATATTCGCACACCCTCTGTACAGGGGGGACAGGCCCATCCTCTCCGGGGTTGAGGGAAGGGCAGTTGTCCTGGAGCCCATGACGCAAGTGAAAATAAGAGCTGTCCTCACGGAGCAGGACTTGTTCTACCTCTTATCTGCCGTGTCTAAAGCCGAGCCCACCTCTTCCACATGCCCCATGTCCCCAGCCGCCCTCCGCTTCTCACCCCTAGAGCTTAAACTGGGGGAGGGGCACGGGTTTGCGGTAGTTAAACTCCGCTTCTACCCAACTGCCTTTATGTTCCACGGGAGAGACGTCCTCTACCCATCGCCGCAGAGAATGGCCTACTCCCTGGCCAAGGCTTATAAAGAGCTCTTCGGCGTAGATATCAAGCCCATTGCAGACAGGGCTCCCACGGCGCTTGAAATAGTGGGGATGAGGACTAAGGCCGTCAGAGTGAACATCGGGGACTCCAGGCTGGTCCCCGCCTTTCTGGGCAGGGCCCAACTAGCCGTGTTTGGCAACGTCGACGCTTGGCTCTCCCTTTTAAAACTAGGCGAGAGCGTCGGCGTGGGCATTTCGAGGGCTATTGGATTCGGCAAGTACAAAATAGAAGAAGTAGTTCTCCACGCCTAA
- the cas4 gene encoding CRISPR-associated protein Cas4: protein MWYRPTPWDVLELEWCPRYLWLSKRHGVPMTPNMAAGRGAEAGLRRFLAKALGAEPKPVYIDAGWAHGVVDILVKRVAASPVEIKTGLPRREHKWQLYAEAYLVKAAGCAVYTGYITYGEKIYRLQISKAELKAAETLLVKAAEVIEGPPPPPVKTGKCAYCQYRAICTPT from the coding sequence ATGTGGTATAGGCCAACGCCCTGGGACGTATTAGAGCTGGAGTGGTGCCCCCGCTACCTCTGGCTCTCTAAAAGACACGGCGTCCCCATGACGCCGAATATGGCGGCGGGTAGGGGGGCGGAGGCCGGGCTGAGGCGTTTTCTCGCAAAAGCCCTCGGCGCGGAGCCCAAGCCAGTCTATATAGACGCCGGCTGGGCCCACGGAGTAGTCGACATATTAGTGAAGAGAGTTGCCGCGTCGCCGGTGGAGATTAAAACCGGCCTGCCCAGGCGGGAGCACAAGTGGCAGTTATACGCGGAGGCCTATTTAGTTAAAGCCGCAGGCTGTGCAGTATATACAGGCTATATAACATACGGCGAGAAAATATATAGACTGCAAATTTCTAAGGCGGAGTTAAAAGCGGCGGAGACGCTGTTAGTAAAAGCCGCAGAGGTGATTGAGGGCCCCCCGCCGCCTCCCGTGAAAACCGGCAAGTGCGCCTACTGCCAGTACAGGGCGATATGTACCCCTACATAG
- the cas2 gene encoding CRISPR-associated endonuclease Cas2 — protein MIWLAVYDIEDDGERAKASAILQAWGFVRVQRSFYVGRMPRGKAADLLKILQRHVKSGHIALIPITDELLAKALELGRPPYAPLKPPKYAQIYVV, from the coding sequence ATGATCTGGCTGGCCGTATACGATATTGAAGACGACGGGGAGAGGGCTAAGGCCTCTGCCATATTACAGGCGTGGGGGTTTGTGAGAGTACAGCGGAGTTTTTACGTGGGGAGGATGCCGAGGGGCAAGGCGGCGGATTTGTTAAAAATACTACAGCGGCATGTTAAAAGCGGCCACATAGCGCTAATACCCATTACAGACGAGCTCTTGGCCAAGGCGTTAGAGCTGGGGAGGCCTCCTTACGCCCCCCTAAAGCCGCCTAAATACGCGCAGATCTATGTGGTATAG
- the cas1 gene encoding CRISPR-associated endonuclease Cas1, producing MTTSAPSGGTAMEVVVKDWGVSLGYSRGALVIKKRGGVDRIPLFQVDRIWILTGGVSISSRLVRALSHHFIDVVFFDAKGNPVARLFPPEANGTVTHRRAQYEAYLTGRGFELAKLVTYGKLINQARALRRLGQWKREHYGALAEAASKIADLAGRIPSCADVQCVLGHEGAAASLYWDAVSKTTGLPGRNPEAADPLNLALNYGYGVLKYAVWRQAVIHGLDPYAGYIHADKSGRPSLVLDLMEEFRPHVDLLVIRLRPSADWADGGVLKREIRAMLVEEWTGERLEPVIARQVGLAVAHLHGQRAYTPHQL from the coding sequence GTGACGACAAGTGCCCCCTCTGGCGGCACTGCCATGGAGGTAGTGGTTAAAGACTGGGGGGTGTCCCTGGGGTACAGCAGAGGGGCGTTGGTAATAAAGAAAAGAGGCGGCGTCGATAGAATACCCCTGTTCCAAGTGGACCGAATCTGGATCCTAACGGGGGGCGTGTCAATATCGTCTAGGCTCGTCCGCGCCCTCTCCCATCACTTTATAGACGTGGTCTTTTTCGACGCCAAGGGGAACCCTGTGGCCAGGCTCTTCCCGCCTGAGGCAAACGGCACAGTCACGCACAGGAGGGCCCAGTACGAGGCGTATTTAACGGGGAGGGGCTTTGAGCTGGCCAAATTGGTCACGTACGGCAAGTTAATAAACCAGGCCAGGGCTTTAAGGCGCCTTGGGCAGTGGAAAAGAGAGCACTACGGCGCGTTGGCAGAGGCGGCCTCTAAAATAGCAGACCTGGCGGGGCGGATCCCCTCCTGCGCCGACGTTCAGTGCGTGTTGGGGCATGAGGGCGCGGCCGCCTCTCTTTATTGGGACGCTGTGTCTAAAACGACGGGGCTCCCAGGCCGCAATCCAGAGGCCGCAGACCCCCTCAACCTGGCGCTTAACTACGGCTACGGCGTGTTGAAATACGCCGTGTGGAGACAGGCAGTTATCCACGGCTTAGACCCATACGCCGGATATATACACGCAGACAAGTCGGGCCGCCCCTCCTTAGTCCTGGACTTAATGGAGGAGTTCAGGCCCCACGTCGACTTATTAGTAATTAGGCTGAGGCCCTCTGCGGACTGGGCCGACGGCGGAGTTTTGAAGAGGGAGATCAGGGCCATGCTAGTGGAGGAGTGGACGGGGGAGAGGCTTGAGCCGGTAATTGCGAGACAAGTGGGCCTCGCCGTGGCCCATCTCCACGGCCAGAGGGCGTATACCCCCCATCAGCTATGA